Proteins encoded within one genomic window of Halocatena marina:
- a CDS encoding glycosyl transferase family 2, translating into MEYVQERVTTLHDFADTVPDAPTDRTSVVVPMTEHAHASHTTERILTTLERVDPARVVVALRADEQNVSKIHEWLSSYEFACETVWCGGPRVQERLRKAGLDGPHGKGRDVWLAIGVASDNEYIVFHDADTETYSERHINRLLFPLARDYSFVKGYYARIEENQLYGRLFRLFYVPIVRALAERQSAPVVEYLAAFRYALAGEMAMTTALARQLRLPRGWGLEVGVLGNAFEHAGFAGSAQTDLGVHEHDHRAVGGPQGLGGMSVEVGAALFHALADNGVHPDYELLRERYHKTATTLINQYAEDAAFNGLDYDSTAEHGQIKEYAKAVQPPKKDTRLPAWENAPIDPHAVSNAARLDMNEQI; encoded by the coding sequence ATGGAATACGTTCAGGAGCGGGTAACGACGCTGCACGACTTTGCTGATACCGTTCCCGACGCACCGACCGATCGAACGAGCGTCGTTGTGCCGATGACCGAACACGCTCACGCTAGTCACACGACCGAGCGCATCCTGACGACGCTCGAACGGGTCGATCCAGCTCGCGTCGTCGTCGCACTGCGCGCGGATGAGCAGAATGTGAGCAAGATACACGAATGGCTCTCAAGCTATGAGTTCGCGTGTGAGACGGTCTGGTGCGGTGGCCCTCGGGTACAGGAACGACTCAGAAAAGCAGGGCTCGACGGTCCGCACGGAAAGGGACGGGACGTCTGGCTCGCAATCGGTGTTGCAAGCGACAATGAGTACATCGTATTCCACGACGCCGACACCGAGACGTACTCAGAGCGCCACATCAACCGACTGCTCTTTCCCCTCGCACGAGATTACTCGTTCGTGAAGGGCTATTATGCCCGCATCGAGGAAAATCAGCTCTATGGCCGACTCTTTCGGCTCTTCTACGTTCCGATCGTGCGTGCGCTCGCAGAACGCCAGTCAGCTCCGGTCGTCGAGTATCTCGCTGCGTTCCGATACGCTCTTGCGGGCGAGATGGCGATGACAACTGCGCTCGCTCGACAGTTGCGCTTGCCTCGTGGGTGGGGTCTCGAAGTCGGCGTGCTTGGAAACGCATTCGAACACGCGGGATTCGCGGGGTCGGCACAGACTGATCTCGGCGTTCACGAACACGATCACCGAGCGGTCGGCGGACCGCAAGGCCTCGGAGGGATGAGCGTCGAAGTCGGTGCTGCGCTGTTTCACGCGCTCGCGGACAACGGCGTTCACCCGGATTATGAATTATTACGCGAACGATATCACAAGACAGCAACAACGCTCATCAACCAGTATGCCGAGGACGCGGCGTTTAATGGGTTGGACTACGACAGCACAGCCGAGCATGGACAGATCAAGGAGTACGCAAAGGCCGTGCAACCTCCTAAGAAGGACACGCGCCTGCCTGCGTGGGAGAACGCACCCATCGACCCACATGCAGTGAGCAATGCCGCACGATTGGACATGAATGAGCAAATATGA
- a CDS encoding MFS transporter: MCSMVFLVNLARVVFSPLLEPLKISFGVTDATIGLLATLVWLGSALPRIPVGYALTKVPRHHVVLVSGGILTVSAAFSAVAQNIEVLMGGAFALGVSSGAYFIAANPLVSELFPERVGKALGTHGMSSQLAAVSAAPVVGAVLFLGSWRLAFGVLASVGALATVIFFVIAYRTELPAAGAGDRDFVNAAREQWRIILVGVTIIGITGFVWNGVFNFYITYMITSKSVSQPAAQGLLTVLFAAGVPAFFVTGNLADRIPNIPLVFVICGLFVCCLLALTATTGYLSLLIISAVLGYVIHGMFPAIDTFLLSSFPDENRASAYAIYSGSMMIVQASGSSVLGYLISTGHPFNDVFYAFSGLIVAVLAVFVFVYLTGRFPIE; encoded by the coding sequence ATGTGTTCGATGGTGTTCCTCGTCAATTTGGCGAGAGTCGTTTTCTCGCCATTGCTGGAGCCACTCAAGATTTCGTTTGGTGTGACAGATGCTACCATCGGACTACTCGCTACTCTCGTGTGGTTAGGGAGTGCGCTCCCTCGAATTCCTGTTGGATACGCGCTCACGAAAGTACCGCGCCATCACGTTGTCCTCGTTTCAGGAGGAATTCTCACGGTCTCAGCGGCGTTCTCAGCAGTCGCACAGAACATTGAGGTCCTGATGGGAGGTGCATTCGCTCTTGGAGTGTCGAGTGGCGCGTATTTCATCGCTGCAAATCCACTCGTAAGCGAACTGTTTCCAGAGCGCGTCGGAAAGGCACTCGGTACCCACGGAATGTCGAGTCAGCTCGCGGCTGTCAGCGCGGCTCCGGTTGTCGGTGCCGTCTTGTTTCTCGGATCGTGGCGACTCGCGTTTGGAGTACTTGCCAGCGTCGGCGCACTCGCGACGGTCATTTTCTTCGTAATCGCGTATCGGACAGAGCTGCCGGCGGCCGGTGCAGGTGATCGTGACTTCGTCAATGCAGCACGCGAGCAGTGGCGGATTATTCTCGTCGGCGTCACAATTATCGGGATAACAGGGTTCGTCTGGAACGGTGTATTCAATTTCTACATCACGTATATGATCACGTCTAAGTCCGTTTCACAACCGGCCGCACAAGGGCTGTTGACGGTGCTGTTCGCAGCCGGCGTCCCAGCGTTCTTCGTCACAGGGAACCTCGCCGACCGAATACCAAACATTCCGCTCGTATTCGTCATCTGTGGCCTGTTTGTGTGCTGTCTCCTCGCGCTCACCGCTACCACGGGCTATCTCTCATTGCTCATCATAAGCGCAGTTCTCGGTTACGTTATCCACGGCATGTTTCCGGCCATCGATACGTTTCTCCTCTCGTCATTCCCAGATGAAAATCGGGCAAGCGCATACGCGATCTACAGTGGCAGCATGATGATCGTGCAGGCCTCAGGAAGTTCAGTTCTCGGCTACCTCATCAGCACAGGTCATCCGTTTAACGATGTCTTTTATGCGTTCTCTGGACTCATCGTCGCGGTTCTCGCTGTGTTCGTCTTCGTGTATCTCACAGGACGATTTCCAATCGAATAG
- a CDS encoding aldo/keto reductase, with translation MATKSATWAYRDSFPSFARTYFRRYSDCIISSIGLGTYLGDPTDAVDEQYHAAIIRALDHGINVVDTAINYRHQRSERVVGQAIRDADADRESVFVATKGGFVPFDTERPDDPRAYIEAEYVDSGIIEPDRLARGIHSIDPDFIDDQLDRSLANLGLDVLDLYYVHNPETQLQTTSREEVYDELEATFARLEERAMAGDIRHYGLATWECFRVSPDHDSYLSLSEIIERARAASDTAGTNATHFRAIQLPFNVHMADAFTVDAHESSEGMKSALEFAHDSGLNVFTSASIGQGELAREIPEAIAAKLSGDTSAQRAINFARSAPGVTTSLVGTSTTAHVDENVAAGTFEPMGARAFDATFE, from the coding sequence ATGGCAACCAAATCCGCAACGTGGGCCTACCGAGATTCGTTTCCCTCGTTCGCTCGAACCTATTTTCGCCGATATTCTGACTGTATCATCTCGAGCATCGGTCTTGGCACGTATCTCGGTGATCCGACCGACGCGGTCGATGAGCAATACCACGCCGCAATCATCCGGGCACTCGATCACGGGATCAACGTCGTCGACACGGCGATCAACTATCGCCACCAGCGCAGCGAGCGCGTCGTCGGGCAAGCGATCCGAGACGCAGACGCCGATCGGGAGAGCGTCTTCGTCGCAACGAAAGGTGGATTTGTCCCGTTCGATACCGAGCGGCCGGATGATCCCAGAGCGTACATCGAAGCGGAGTACGTCGATTCTGGTATTATCGAACCCGATCGGCTCGCTCGCGGGATCCACAGCATCGACCCAGACTTCATCGACGATCAACTCGACCGTTCGCTCGCAAACCTCGGACTCGACGTGCTTGATCTCTACTACGTCCACAACCCCGAAACGCAGCTTCAAACCACGTCTCGAGAAGAGGTGTACGACGAACTGGAGGCGACGTTCGCTCGACTCGAAGAGCGCGCCATGGCGGGTGACATCCGCCATTACGGCCTTGCGACGTGGGAGTGCTTTCGTGTCTCACCGGACCACGACAGCTACCTCTCGCTTTCAGAGATCATCGAGCGCGCTCGTGCGGCCTCCGATACGGCCGGAACGAATGCGACACACTTTCGCGCGATACAACTCCCGTTCAACGTCCACATGGCGGACGCGTTCACCGTCGATGCACACGAGTCGAGCGAGGGAATGAAAAGCGCACTCGAATTCGCTCACGATTCCGGGCTGAACGTTTTCACGAGCGCCAGCATCGGACAAGGAGAACTCGCAAGAGAAATTCCCGAGGCAATCGCCGCGAAACTGAGTGGTGACACCAGCGCTCAGCGAGCCATCAACTTCGCACGGAGCGCACCCGGCGTCACCACCTCGCTTGTCGGAACGAGCACGACCGCACACGTCGATGAGAACGTCGCTGCCGGAACGTTCGAACCGATGGGCGCACGAGCGTTCGACGCCACGTTCGAATGA
- a CDS encoding SDR family oxidoreductase, with the protein MNVAILGCGYVGLELCRLLDSHDVTGVRRSDSGLTAIEATGANAVQADVTDSTSLADVPDVDAVVFIASSGGRDAEAAREVYVSGLKTVIDQFGNRDHCPETLIYTSSTGVYGDHGGSWVDEKTSIEPTTEKTRVLAEAERIARERPSEYGFDGTVVRFAGLYGPDRYRLERYLEGPVTEGYLNMIHRTDAAGVIRFALTEPVNEPTLLAVDDEPVSKWEFADWLADRCDLEHPPKQTKDERLAESDLSQVAKRRLLTGKRCSNERIRELGYEFTYPTYREGYREAIDRYQGTTTHKDDTD; encoded by the coding sequence ATGAACGTCGCTATTCTGGGCTGTGGGTACGTCGGCCTCGAACTGTGTCGGCTACTCGACAGCCACGACGTGACGGGAGTTCGTCGCTCCGACAGCGGTCTCACGGCAATCGAAGCGACGGGTGCAAACGCAGTACAGGCCGACGTGACCGACAGCACATCACTCGCCGACGTGCCGGACGTGGATGCGGTCGTGTTCATTGCGAGTTCGGGAGGACGCGACGCTGAAGCTGCCCGTGAGGTGTACGTCTCAGGATTGAAAACGGTCATTGACCAGTTCGGCAACCGCGATCACTGTCCAGAAACACTGATTTATACGTCGAGCACCGGCGTCTACGGCGATCACGGTGGCAGCTGGGTGGACGAGAAAACATCGATTGAACCGACAACAGAGAAAACACGCGTGCTCGCAGAAGCAGAGCGAATCGCTCGGGAACGCCCGAGCGAATACGGCTTCGATGGGACTGTGGTCAGGTTTGCCGGCCTGTACGGCCCGGACAGATACAGACTAGAACGATATCTCGAAGGACCAGTTACGGAAGGTTATCTCAACATGATTCATCGGACCGACGCGGCTGGTGTTATTCGGTTTGCGCTCACCGAGCCAGTGAATGAACCAACGCTGCTTGCGGTCGATGACGAACCAGTCTCGAAATGGGAGTTCGCCGATTGGCTCGCGGACCGCTGTGATCTCGAACACCCACCGAAGCAGACGAAAGACGAGCGGTTGGCTGAGAGCGACCTCTCACAGGTGGCAAAACGACGTCTCCTGACGGGCAAACGCTGTTCGAACGAACGCATTCGGGAGTTGGGCTACGAATTCACCTATCCAACCTACCGCGAGGGCTACCGAGAGGCAATCGATCGTTATCAAGGAACGACTACTCACAAGGACGACACTGATTAG
- a CDS encoding DUF5791 family protein, with protein MIHTIVDDPGSMTPTALQQRYETELRETVEEVGAETVTERTDLDQKQTEAILSESSTLADELSLMDAAAVFALRDGAPDAETVEAEARDVLLLGMTSAVLDVDTLEGEVDGQIEARAIQQKIEGRSPMTLGEFVLLQQTIEERML; from the coding sequence ATGATCCACACCATCGTCGACGACCCTGGTTCAATGACGCCGACAGCGCTCCAGCAGCGGTACGAAACGGAGCTACGGGAAACCGTCGAGGAAGTCGGTGCAGAGACCGTCACAGAGCGGACAGATCTCGACCAGAAACAAACCGAGGCGATTCTGTCGGAATCCTCGACATTAGCGGACGAGCTGTCACTGATGGACGCGGCTGCCGTCTTCGCGCTGCGCGATGGAGCACCCGACGCTGAGACGGTCGAGGCAGAAGCGCGTGACGTACTTTTGCTGGGAATGACGAGCGCGGTTCTCGACGTCGATACGCTCGAAGGCGAGGTCGACGGACAGATCGAGGCACGCGCGATTCAACAGAAGATCGAGGGGCGCTCTCCGATGACGCTCGGAGAGTTCGTGCTACTCCAACAGACGATCGAGGAGCGGATGCTGTAG
- a CDS encoding luciferase family protein, protein MNAIESTVSGWSGIEVEPHRFSAREFTLDGTEIGHLHNGRLLDIPFPKRIRDILIEEGQAEKHHIYPESGWVSYLVDGDEAIGGALWLLRVSYLYCLIGMQQRDEHAVDPVDIDAELAELDVSSELHDVFEEASG, encoded by the coding sequence ATGAACGCAATCGAATCGACCGTCAGTGGCTGGTCTGGTATCGAAGTCGAACCGCACCGATTCAGTGCTCGGGAATTCACGCTGGATGGCACCGAAATTGGCCATCTCCACAACGGTCGATTGCTCGACATTCCTTTTCCAAAGCGCATCCGAGATATCCTCATTGAGGAGGGACAGGCTGAAAAACATCACATTTACCCAGAATCGGGGTGGGTCTCCTACCTTGTCGACGGAGACGAAGCCATCGGCGGTGCGCTTTGGCTCCTGCGCGTCTCGTATCTGTACTGTCTGATTGGGATGCAACAGCGCGACGAACACGCCGTAGATCCGGTTGACATCGATGCGGAGTTGGCCGAGTTGGACGTGAGCAGCGAGTTACACGACGTGTTCGAGGAGGCAAGTGGATGA
- a CDS encoding NAD(P)-dependent oxidoreductase: protein MSEHEEENSSSNTVFVTGGTGFLGLHVCEYFRDEGWNVVAFDRVPFNEEDDVRGIDYVKGDVRDEEAVREAMATFDPDAVVHTAAALPLWDADTIREVTIDGTRSVLWAAKDHGIERVVYISSTAVYGLHEEHPITEASPLDGVGPYGNAKIEAEKVCKDFRRMGMCVPILRPKTFIGPQRLGVFQVLFDWVETGANIPLVGWGNNKYQLMHVHDLVRAIELVTTHDPDAVNDTFNVGATEYATMKEDFQALLDHAGSGKRVVGTPSSLTVAVLRLLNRLNLSPLYPWIYETAHHDSYVSVDKLRELGWEPEYSNTAALIDTYEWYLEHYEPRERSNTGLDHRVAWDQGALGVVKQAFQAF from the coding sequence ATGAGCGAACACGAAGAAGAAAACTCGTCATCGAACACGGTTTTCGTCACAGGAGGGACTGGTTTCCTTGGACTTCACGTGTGTGAGTATTTCCGAGACGAGGGATGGAACGTCGTGGCGTTCGATCGGGTTCCGTTCAACGAAGAAGACGATGTTCGTGGAATCGACTACGTCAAAGGTGACGTCCGGGACGAAGAGGCTGTTCGGGAGGCGATGGCCACGTTCGACCCAGATGCGGTCGTTCATACCGCGGCGGCGCTCCCGCTCTGGGACGCCGATACGATCCGCGAGGTCACCATCGATGGGACGCGATCGGTACTGTGGGCAGCCAAAGACCACGGCATCGAGCGTGTTGTGTATATCTCCTCAACGGCAGTCTATGGGCTGCACGAGGAGCATCCGATCACGGAAGCGTCACCTCTCGACGGCGTCGGGCCGTACGGGAACGCGAAAATCGAGGCCGAGAAGGTGTGCAAGGACTTCCGTCGGATGGGCATGTGTGTCCCAATTCTCCGTCCAAAAACGTTCATCGGACCACAGCGTCTCGGTGTCTTTCAAGTGCTGTTCGACTGGGTCGAGACTGGCGCAAACATTCCGCTCGTCGGATGGGGAAACAACAAATACCAACTCATGCACGTTCACGATCTGGTTCGTGCGATCGAACTCGTAACAACGCACGATCCCGATGCGGTCAACGACACGTTCAACGTCGGCGCAACGGAGTACGCAACGATGAAAGAAGACTTCCAGGCACTGCTGGATCACGCAGGATCTGGAAAGCGCGTCGTTGGAACACCGTCATCACTGACCGTAGCCGTTCTCAGGCTACTGAATCGGCTGAATCTGTCGCCACTCTACCCGTGGATATACGAGACTGCACACCACGATTCGTACGTGTCGGTCGATAAGCTTCGGGAGCTGGGCTGGGAACCAGAGTACTCGAACACAGCGGCACTGATCGACACCTACGAGTGGTATCTCGAACATTACGAGCCACGCGAGCGTTCGAACACAGGCCTTGACCACCGCGTCGCGTGGGACCAAGGAGCCTTAGGTGTCGTCAAGCAAGCGTTTCAGGCGTTCTGA
- a CDS encoding UbiA prenyltransferase family protein: protein MSGQPFTSRSTNTLRGLLRELRPQQWYKQGVLLLGILFSQSLLSVTAWGRVIGAIGAFTAVAGAVYIVNDICDREEDRKHPEKQHRPIASGQLSVSVATVAAVVLLCGGLALALFINELVLVVLVAYLGQNIVYSLFLKDIVLVDVLVVGTGFVLRAIAGVVAIGVYLSPWLILCTFLLALVLAVGKRRNELETVTNPVDTRESLGLYTDEELDQLLVVTIAMLLMTYALYTFFHSQTPMMLTLPLAFYGVFRYHHLVHTTAVAGRPAYLLTDRAMFVTLILWFLVTVAVIYRIPTTLAEGFMGV, encoded by the coding sequence ATGTCAGGGCAACCGTTCACATCGCGGTCGACGAACACCTTACGAGGGCTGCTTCGTGAACTCCGGCCACAGCAGTGGTACAAACAGGGTGTCCTTCTGTTGGGTATCCTTTTCTCACAAAGTCTCCTCTCCGTCACTGCGTGGGGACGCGTTATTGGCGCGATTGGTGCATTCACCGCAGTCGCCGGTGCTGTGTACATCGTCAATGACATTTGTGACCGTGAGGAGGATCGCAAACATCCCGAAAAACAACACAGGCCGATCGCCAGCGGGCAACTATCAGTTTCGGTCGCTACTGTGGCTGCGGTCGTACTGTTGTGTGGTGGACTCGCCCTGGCATTATTTATCAACGAGCTCGTCTTGGTGGTCTTGGTTGCCTATCTCGGGCAAAATATTGTCTACTCGCTATTTCTCAAAGATATCGTGCTGGTTGACGTACTCGTCGTCGGGACTGGATTCGTCCTCCGAGCAATCGCGGGTGTCGTTGCTATTGGTGTGTATCTCAGCCCGTGGCTCATTCTCTGTACGTTCTTGCTTGCCCTCGTCCTCGCGGTTGGAAAGCGACGAAATGAACTCGAAACTGTCACGAATCCCGTTGACACCCGCGAATCACTCGGACTATACACCGACGAGGAGCTGGACCAACTGCTCGTCGTGACGATCGCAATGCTACTGATGACCTACGCGCTGTACACGTTTTTCCACTCCCAGACCCCGATGATGCTGACGCTTCCACTCGCCTTCTACGGCGTATTTCGGTACCATCACCTCGTTCATACGACAGCCGTAGCCGGTCGACCGGCGTATCTCCTCACAGACCGAGCGATGTTTGTCACCCTCATTCTGTGGTTTCTTGTCACAGTTGCTGTCATCTATCGTATCCCAACAACCCTCGCAGAGGGGTTCATGGGGGTGTGA
- a CDS encoding PHP domain-containing protein: MDVNADPYTGGEMAYTYDLQVHTDASPCSNAAPADVVAAAVSRDLDGIAVTNHDTLAGVAAVRTTAPDELTVISGVEVSTTQGHLLALNVEEPPPQGDPLSVIEHVHDLGGVAILSHPFDRLREHYASNLDAIAAAVDAIEVRNSRCLRTRYNERARAFAREHDLPVTGASDAHFPMEIGRAYTTCERPLLEALQRGETSSGGRDRYLSGHAATKLHQLNESLGLNFTLSR; the protein is encoded by the coding sequence ATGGACGTGAATGCGGATCCGTATACGGGGGGAGAGATGGCGTACACGTATGATTTACAAGTTCACACGGACGCGTCACCGTGTTCGAACGCAGCTCCTGCTGATGTCGTCGCCGCTGCGGTTTCCCGTGATCTCGATGGGATCGCCGTCACGAATCACGATACGCTTGCAGGTGTGGCTGCTGTCCGAACAACTGCGCCCGACGAACTGACAGTGATCTCTGGAGTCGAAGTGTCGACCACACAAGGACATCTTCTCGCGCTGAACGTCGAGGAGCCACCGCCGCAGGGTGATCCACTCTCGGTCATTGAGCACGTTCACGATCTCGGCGGGGTGGCGATTCTTTCACACCCATTCGATCGGCTCCGAGAGCACTACGCCAGCAACCTCGATGCGATCGCTGCTGCCGTCGATGCGATCGAAGTCCGCAATTCCCGCTGTCTCCGAACGCGATACAACGAGCGCGCCCGGGCGTTCGCCCGTGAACACGATCTCCCAGTCACGGGTGCAAGCGACGCTCACTTTCCGATGGAGATCGGCCGCGCGTACACCACGTGTGAGAGGCCCCTTCTCGAAGCACTCCAGCGCGGCGAAACCAGCAGTGGCGGACGTGACCGATACCTTTCGGGTCACGCGGCGACGAAGCTTCACCAACTGAATGAATCGCTCGGTCTCAATTTCACTCTCAGCCGATGA
- a CDS encoding lysylphosphatidylglycerol synthase transmembrane domain-containing protein yields MKGSTYVRHCISLLREHGLWLTALGTLLVFFGLFLFGDANAVVKALSNVDAGAVVAMFCLVLVGYGIRFLKWAYYLRVLEITIPVRQSALVFFSGLMLVVTPGKVGEVWKAWFLRDLHDVPVSRTVPVVGAERVTDLLALSSFAFLAVLLYQRSIVVLIGIVALLIGGLGVLQWRSLSLRILSWLHTIPVLGPYASDLRDFYERTYELFRPRPLAVAMVLSLLAWGLEGIALWVILRGFDAPADPLLGLSVLGLGSVVGAVSFLPGGLGAAEASMVGTLLAVGYSRTVAVSATLLIRVGTLWYGAIIGAFVFGLYRLMDTSSERQTSFERESND; encoded by the coding sequence ATGAAAGGATCTACGTACGTTCGTCACTGCATAAGTCTGCTGCGCGAGCACGGGCTGTGGCTGACAGCTCTCGGTACGCTCCTCGTGTTTTTCGGACTCTTCCTGTTCGGTGATGCGAACGCCGTCGTCAAAGCACTCTCCAATGTGGACGCAGGAGCCGTCGTAGCGATGTTCTGTCTGGTGCTCGTCGGATACGGTATCCGATTCCTGAAGTGGGCGTACTACCTGCGCGTTCTCGAAATCACGATTCCCGTTCGTCAGAGTGCGCTCGTGTTTTTCAGCGGACTGATGCTCGTCGTCACGCCTGGGAAAGTTGGAGAAGTGTGGAAAGCGTGGTTTCTCCGGGATCTCCACGACGTTCCGGTGAGTCGAACCGTGCCGGTCGTCGGTGCCGAGCGGGTCACCGATCTGCTCGCACTGAGTAGCTTTGCGTTCCTCGCTGTCCTGCTCTATCAGCGTTCAATCGTCGTGCTGATCGGGATTGTTGCGCTCCTCATCGGGGGACTCGGTGTTCTTCAGTGGCGTTCGCTCTCGCTCCGAATTCTCTCGTGGTTGCATACGATCCCCGTTCTTGGTCCCTACGCATCGGATCTGAGGGACTTCTACGAGCGCACGTACGAGCTGTTTCGTCCGCGCCCACTCGCCGTCGCAATGGTGTTGAGTCTGCTGGCGTGGGGATTAGAGGGAATCGCCCTTTGGGTTATTCTCCGTGGCTTCGATGCTCCTGCCGATCCACTGCTCGGACTCTCAGTTCTCGGACTCGGTTCGGTGGTCGGGGCAGTGAGCTTTCTTCCCGGTGGGTTGGGTGCTGCGGAGGCAAGCATGGTCGGTACCCTGCTCGCTGTCGGCTACTCTCGCACTGTCGCTGTCAGTGCGACGCTCCTCATCCGCGTCGGTACGCTGTGGTACGGCGCGATCATCGGCGCATTCGTCTTCGGACTCTATCGTCTCATGGATACGTCCTCAGAGCGACAGACATCGTTCGAACGCGAAAGCAACGACTGA
- a CDS encoding alkaline phosphatase family protein, producing the protein MGLFDRLRGDSGSRVVFLGIDGVPYSLIDDNPNEFPNLTAIANDGSAGAIDSIVPPESSACWPSLTTGVNPGETGVYGFQDREIGSYDTYVPMGRDVQATRLWDRVTDADRDATVMNVPVTFPPQRNVQRMVSGFLSPGVEKGAYPDEIRETLESMDYRIDVNAKLGHEEDKSEFMEDAHETIDARFEAFKHYIEQDDWDLFFGVFMTTDRVNHFLFKDYERDGENREAFMEFYRKVDDYIGQLRDQLDDNTTLVVASDHGFTSEDYEVHCNRWLQEQGWLDYRTDDHSELDDISDDTRAYSLIPGRFYVNLEGREPRGCVSQDEYESTLDELTELINGLEGPDGKPVADRVVTKGDAFRGEHDDIAPDLVVIPNHGFDLKAGFKGGKDVFEVGPRNGMHSFENACLFIDDANARIGDVDLFDIAPTILDLMEIEYDRTSFDGSSLV; encoded by the coding sequence ATGGGACTGTTCGATCGACTTCGTGGTGACTCCGGTTCGCGCGTCGTATTTCTCGGTATCGACGGCGTTCCGTATAGCCTCATTGATGACAACCCTAATGAATTTCCGAATTTGACTGCTATCGCTAACGATGGATCGGCGGGTGCGATCGATAGCATCGTCCCGCCGGAATCGAGCGCATGCTGGCCGTCGCTCACGACAGGTGTCAACCCCGGTGAGACCGGCGTCTATGGATTTCAGGATCGTGAAATTGGGTCGTACGACACATACGTTCCGATGGGAAGAGATGTGCAAGCGACCCGACTCTGGGACCGCGTCACCGACGCCGACCGTGATGCCACGGTCATGAACGTTCCAGTCACGTTCCCACCCCAGCGAAATGTCCAGCGGATGGTGTCGGGCTTCCTCTCGCCTGGTGTCGAAAAGGGCGCGTATCCCGACGAGATCCGTGAAACACTCGAAAGCATGGATTACCGCATCGATGTGAATGCCAAACTTGGTCACGAGGAGGACAAGAGCGAGTTCATGGAGGACGCTCACGAGACAATCGATGCCCGCTTCGAGGCGTTCAAACATTACATCGAACAGGACGATTGGGACCTCTTCTTCGGCGTCTTCATGACCACTGACCGGGTTAATCACTTCCTGTTCAAAGACTACGAACGCGACGGAGAGAACCGAGAGGCGTTCATGGAGTTCTATCGCAAGGTCGATGACTACATCGGTCAACTCCGTGACCAGCTCGATGACAACACGACACTCGTCGTCGCGAGTGACCACGGCTTCACGAGCGAAGACTACGAGGTTCACTGCAATAGGTGGCTGCAAGAGCAGGGCTGGCTCGATTACCGGACCGATGATCACAGCGAGCTAGACGATATCTCCGACGACACGCGCGCGTACTCGCTCATTCCAGGTCGGTTCTACGTCAACCTCGAAGGACGTGAGCCGCGCGGCTGCGTGAGTCAGGACGAGTACGAGAGCACGCTGGACGAGCTCACCGAGCTGATTAACGGACTCGAAGGACCAGACGGAAAACCAGTTGCAGACCGAGTCGTCACGAAAGGAGACGCATTCCGTGGCGAGCACGACGACATCGCACCCGATCTCGTCGTCATCCCGAATCACGGCTTCGATCTCAAAGCTGGCTTCAAAGGCGGGAAAGATGTGTTCGAAGTTGGCCCCAGAAACGGAATGCACAGCTTCGAAAACGCCTGTCTGTTCATCGACGATGCCAACGCGCGTATCGGCGATGTCGATCTATTCGACATCGCACCTACGATCCTCGATCTGATGGAGATCGAGTACGATCGAACCTCGTTCGACGGTTCTAGCTTGGTGTAA